TTGACGGTGCTCAACCAGTGGAACCAGCAGCACTTCGCGCCGACCCTGCGTTTCTTTGAGTCTGCCGAGAATAACCTCGCCGTCTCCGGCGTGCGCGAGATCAACATTGCCCACGGTTTGTCCCGCAATCAGATCGGCGCCTTCGTGATGTCCACGCTGGATTCTATGCTGCAGTCCTTCGCCTTCGTGGAAGAACACTACCCACAGCTCGTGACTTGGGAGGAGCACAACCATGACTAATGCCTCTACCGAAAACAATCTGCCGGAGATCACCCTAGACCGCGTTGTCGAGGCCATGCGTACCTTCGACATCGAATTGACCAAGATGGACAGCGATATTGAGGCAGCTACCGCCAACCTCAACGGCCTGCCCACCATGTTCGCGGTTCTCGATTCCGTGGTTATTGTCCGCTGCGATGTGCCTACCGACGCCGCCTACTCCAAGGCCGATGCCGGCCTCTTCCTCGCGGCTAACCAGATCAACTCCGTAGCCTTCGGCGCCCGCGCAGTTATCTCGGAGCACGATGACATGCTCGTGGTGCGCACCGAGCGCGATATCCCTGCCGCCGCCGGCATGACCGATGAGCAGCTGCAGGCTGCCCTGAAGTCCGCCGTGGATGGCGTCATCCGCGGCCAGGATGCCATGGTTTCTGCCGCCGAAGAGATGGCCAAGCTGGGTTCCGAGACCGCAGCCAACGCCGGCTCTGACGACGCCGCCGCAAGCGACGCCCCGCAGAGCTAAGCCGCCCTAGAATTCACTGCTCTCCCCTTCTCCTTCCGCCTTAACAACGGCGCAAGGGTGACGGGGAGAGTTCTTTTGCCCTTGGCCATACTGGGCACATGGAGACACGAGGATGGGCGTCGTTAGGCACTGTCTTGGGCATGAAAATACCGCCCGCCACAGCTCTTCACCATCGAGCTGGGCGGGCGGTTTAAATATGCGGGCCGGTATAAACCTGACTATTCCGCAGTGGGGTCCTGCTGCGCAGAACCGTCTGCTACAGCCGAGCCGTCGGCCGCGGCAGCGGAGTCCGACGCGGTGGATGCGGAGGTATCCTCGGCCGCATCATCCGCGTTCTCGGAGTCTAGCGGCTCCTCGTCGGTCGAATCTTCGCCGTCCGTATCCGCATCGCTACCCTGGTGTTCTGCGGACATCGGGTTTTCCGCAGAACGGGATTGCGCCACGTCATCCAACACAGCGTGAATGTATGGCGCCGCTTGATCGTTGGAATACTGGGAGGCAATCTCCACGCCTTCCACGACCGCAGTAGCGGTGGGGATATCCGGGTTGAACAGCAGCTCCCATACCGACAGGCGCAGGATCGCACGGTCAACGGCCGGAATGCGGTGCAGTTCCCAGTCCTCGGCAAGGAAGCGAGAAATGGTGTCATCGATGGCATCCAGCTCTTCAGCGACGCCCTTGACAATCACCTGCGTGTATTCGGCCACAGGCGCTACCGCATTGCGGTCCTCACGTGCCAAGGCGATGCGATCCTCCACGATGGCAACGGGGTCAACGTCCCTGTTTT
The nucleotide sequence above comes from Corynebacterium tuberculostearicum. Encoded proteins:
- the nusB gene encoding transcription antitermination factor NusB, giving the protein MNYKRHTARYRARRRAADILYEAENRDVDPVAIVEDRIALAREDRNAVAPVAEYTQVIVKGVAEELDAIDDTISRFLAEDWELHRIPAVDRAILRLSVWELLFNPDIPTATAVVEGVEIASQYSNDQAAPYIHAVLDDVAQSRSAENPMSAEHQGSDADTDGEDSTDEEPLDSENADDAAEDTSASTASDSAAAADGSAVADGSAQQDPTAE
- a CDS encoding YbjN domain-containing protein, yielding MTNASTENNLPEITLDRVVEAMRTFDIELTKMDSDIEAATANLNGLPTMFAVLDSVVIVRCDVPTDAAYSKADAGLFLAANQINSVAFGARAVISEHDDMLVVRTERDIPAAAGMTDEQLQAALKSAVDGVIRGQDAMVSAAEEMAKLGSETAANAGSDDAAASDAPQS